In Aegilops tauschii subsp. strangulata cultivar AL8/78 chromosome 3, Aet v6.0, whole genome shotgun sequence, one genomic interval encodes:
- the LOC109746981 gene encoding CSC1-like protein At3g54510, whose product MDAEGLLASAAINLGLALVALSLFSMLKKQPGNAPVYLPRRMAGAAGSGWVLPLGTGRLTPSFRWIRAAFRLSDDDVLRRHGLDALAVIRLFKLGIHCFSVCSIVGVLILAPVNYTSAGPSGTKRPNSMEIFTVSNVPKGSDRLWVHFSCLCFISFYVVYLLHKEYKEMSHKRIERLKYHRKRPDQFTILVQGIPVCADHGIYGCNVDHFFSKHYQTYQSYQILHDNGNIESLQKLASSLEKQIERKRDTRRCNFWQWIWFKFTSGPIDARSQEQKLKEVHHSIRILQCKNMLKQKELPVAFVSFKSRLEAAQAAETQQHVNPLSLVTRYAPEPTETIWSNLAIPFYRLAAYKLGVFIAAFLLTVFFTIPVTAVQGIVQFEKIEKWFPPARAVQLIPGLSSVVTGYLPSMILNGFIYLIPFAMLGMASFEGCISKSQTEIKACNMVFYFLLGNVFFLSILSGSLLHQIGESFTHPKDIPSRLASAVSAQSDFFITYILTNGMSGFSFEVLQFGLLTWHFLKAHTVGHSDEPYLYGFPYYRVVPIASLAVLIGMVYAVVSPLLLPILVIYFLLGYAVFINQMEDVYEITYDTCGQYWPTIHHYIFLSVTLMQTTMIGLFGLKSKPGASFATIPLLVLNIMFNEYCKVRFLPTFQCRPIQICKDNDDLDKTEREAECSSEHAVRAYTPPWMRPTGSSPESSSVQPLVRCLL is encoded by the exons ATGGACGCGGAGGGGCTGCTGGCGTCGGCGGCGATCAACCTGGGGCTGGCGCTGGTTGCGCTGTCCCTCTTCTCCATGCTCAAGAAGCAGCCCGGGAACGCGCCCGTCTACCTGCCGCGCCGGATGGCGGGGGCCGCCGGCTCCGGCTGGGTGCTGCCCCTCGGCACCGGCCGGCTGACCCCGTCGTTCCGGTGGATCCGCGCCGCCTTCCGGCTCTCCGACGACGACGTGCTGCGGCGCCACGGCCTCGACGCCCTCGCCGTCATCCGCCTCTTCAAGCTCGG GATCCATTGTTTCAGCGTCTGCTCGATTGTTGGAGTGTTGATCCTCGCGCCGGTGAATTACACAAGTGCAGGTCCGTCCGGCACCAAGAGGCCGAATTCCATGGAGATTTTCACGGTGTCCAACGTGCCAAAGGGCTCTGACAG GCTCTGGGTGCATTTTTCATGCCTGTGCTTCATATCCTTTTATGTGGTGTATTTGCTTCACAAG GAGTACAAAGAGATGTCCCACAAAAGAATTGAACGCTTGAAGTATCACAGGAAGAGACCTGATCAGTTCACCATTTTAGTTCAAGGAATTCCAGTGTGCGCAGATCATGGAATTTATGGGTGTAATGTTGATCATTTCTTCTCAAAGCACTACCAGACATACCAATCATATCAAATACTGCATGACAATGGAAACATCGAGTCATTACAG AAGCTGGCATCTTCACTTGAAAAACAGATAGAGAGGAAAAGGGATACCCGAAGATGCAACTTTTGGCAGTGGATCTGGTTTAAGTTCACATCAGGACCGATAGATGCTCGCAGCCAGGAACAAAAACTGAAGGAAGTGCACCACTCTATCCGAATCCTGCAGTGCAAAAATATGCTTAAACAAAAG GAGTTACCAGTTGCTTTTGTCTCATTCAAGTCCCGGTTGGAGGCTGCCCAAGCTGCTGAAACGCAACAGCATGTCAATCCGCTGTCACTGGTTACACGTTATGCTCCTGAGCCAACTGAGACAATATGGTCAAATCTGGCTATTCCTTTCTACCGTCTTGCTGCATACAAGCTTGGAGTCTTCATTGCTGCATTTTTACTAACAGTGTTCTTCACCATCCCCGTCACAGCCGTGCAAGGGATAGTGCAATTTGAGAAGATTGAGAAATGGTTCCCACCGGCCAGAGCTGTGCAACTTAT ACCAGGTTTGAGTTCTGTTGTAACTGGATATCTTCCAAGCATGATTTTGAACGGATTTATCTACTTGATTCCGTTCGCAATGCTCGGTATGGCTTCGTTTGAAGGCTGCATTTCAAAAAGTCAAACGGAAATCAAGGCATGCAACATGGTGTTCTACTTCTTGCTAGGAAATGTTTTCTTCCTGAGTATTCTTTCAGGATCTCTGCTCCATCAGATAGGAGAATCCTTTACGCACCCTAAAGATATCCCTAGCCGTCTAGCAAGTGCTGTTTCTGCACAG tcagatttcttcatcacaTATATCTTGACCAATGGCATGTCAGGCTTTTCCTTTGAGGTTCTTCAGTTTGGTTTGCTAACATGGCACTTCTTGAAGGCGCATACTGTTGGACATAGTGATGAACCATATCTGTATGGCTTCCCTTACTACAGAGTTGTGCCCATTGCTTCCCTTGCAGTATTGATTGGAATGGTGTATGCTGTCGTTTCACCTCTTCTGCTTCCGAttcttgtgatctactttttGCTCGGTTATGCCGTGTTCATCAACCAG ATGGAAGATGTATATGAGATCACGTATGACACCTGTGGACAATATTGGCCTACTATCCACCACTACATCTTCCTCTCGGTCACGCTCATGCAAACTACAATGATAGGCTTGTTCGGCCTGAAGTCGAAGCCAGGAGCTTCATTCGCCACAATCCCCTTGCTTGTGTTGAACATCATGTTCAACGAGTACTGCAAGGTCCGGTTCCTTCCAACTTTCCAATGCCGGCCGATCCAG ATCTGCAAGGACAACGATGACCTTGATAAAACTGAGAGGGAGGCGGAATGCAGCTCGGAACATGCTGTCAGGGCGTACACGCCGCCATGGATGCGTCCGACAGGGTCCTCCCCAGAATCTAGCTCGGTGCAGCCTTTAGTCCGTTGTTTGTTATAA
- the LOC123497697 gene encoding protein FAR1-RELATED SEQUENCE 5-like yields the protein MAKTISMVFPDSTHRCCKWHVFRVARTKLGKMLGKDEPFAEAFYGCINDSDTVEEFEERWKQMVELFGVTDKKHLKNMWDIREMWAPVYFRNKFFPFTGTTGRSEGLNSYFKTLNHHGDSVWTFVQQFELCQELMLDREDNAGFINEATRPPLWGNYNIEKQAADFYTREVFSKFQKLLAKSTGYGLQYQLQGDVIWFCLVANYGVNPKVYTVRVAPKDQTYMCTCNMFEMCGLICPHIIHVMVHLNVQTIPATYMLPRWSKRATDLAPEPGDGHRAMHFGVPTTNTLKFNSLCRKFGKLASDACFNDEAYSFVSGLIDQGSVGVAAIKARATDGVAGDEEAQGHAANEQSVRGTSTGQRDPPPVGLRNPPKSAKKGRPKEKEKRRKPLIEIREDEMKKKAKKDAMKTKKAPKPREKKTPCKYCEDEDHNVKDCQLLAAFLAASASAKAPGVETILTL from the exons ATGGCTAAAACCATCTCAATGGTATTTCCAGATTCAACACACAGATGTTGCAAGTGGCACGTCTTCCGGGTTGCAAGGACGAAACTAGGGAAGATGCTGGGCAAGGATGAGCCTTTTGCTGAAGCATTCTATGGTTGCATCAATGATTCAGATACCGTTGAGGAGTTTGAAGAACGGTGGAAGCAGATGGTCGAGTTATTTGGTGTGACTGATAAGAAACACCTCAAGAACATGTGGGACATCAGGGAGATGTGGGCTCCTGTGTACTTTAGGAATAAGTTCTTCCCATTCACAGGAACAACCGGGCGGTCCGAGGGCCTGAATTCCTACTTCAAGACTTTAAATCATCATGGAGACTCGGTTTGGACATTTGTCCAGCAGTTTGAGCTTTGCCAGGAGCTAATGCTTGATCGTGAAGACAATGCTGGCTTCATCAATGAAGCGACGAGGCCGCCACTCTGGGGCAA TTACAACATTGAAAAGCAAGCTGCAGATTTCTATACCAGAGAGGTATtttccaagtttcaaaaactatTGGCTAAATCAACAGGCTATGGTCTGCAATATCAGCTGCAAGGGGATGTCATCTGGTTTTGCCTTGTTGCAAATTATGGCGTCAACCCAAAAGTGTACACGGTGCGTGTTGCTCCTAAAGATCAGACATACATGTGCACCTGCAACATGTTTGAGATGTGTGGGCTGATCTGCCCACATATCATCCATGTCATGGTGCACCTGAACGTGCAAACGATACCTGCGACTTACATGCTTCCAAGATGGTCTAAGAGAGCAACCGACCTTGCGCCCGAACCGGGCGATGGGCATAGAGCTATGCATTTCGGCGTCCCCACGACAAACACCCTAAAGTTTAACTCTCTATGCCGGAAGTTTGGGAAACTCGCTTCTGATGCATGCTTCAATGATGAAGCTTATAGTTTTGTCTCTGGGCTAATTGATCAGGGCAGTGTTGGGGTTGCTGCAATAAAAGCTAGAGCAACTGATGGGGTTGCAGGAGACGAAGAAGCCCAAGGTCATGCAGCAAATGAACAAAGTGTCAGGGGTACAAGTACAGGTCAGCGGGATCCACCCCCCGTAGGACTGCGGAACCCACCAAAGTCAGCAAAGAAGGGGAGGCCAAAGGAGAAAGAGAAGCGAAGGAAGCCACTAATTGAGATTCGAGAAGATGAAATGAAGAAGAAAGCAAAGAAGGACGCGATGAAAACGAAGAAAGCTCCAAAGCCAAGGGAAAAGAAGACTCCATGCAAATATTGTGAAGATGAAGATCACAACGTGAAGGATTGCCAACTCCTTGCAGCTTTTCTTGCTGCGAGTGCGAGCGCGAAAGCTCCGGGCGTCGAAACAATCCTTACACTTTAG